Proteins co-encoded in one Bremerella sp. TYQ1 genomic window:
- a CDS encoding serine/threonine-protein kinase, protein MLTTTQQNLQPTLSLDGDAADRKCPAELMQRYESLIHAKRSSWTEHYALRRLLGSGGQGLVFLTERRGANGFTLPLAIKIFSPERFESATHYNEAMARIARVASRVAQIQQHNLLEIHNFLDSSTIRVMVMEWVDGYDLQQLSTPGMVEHIRHRVTTERWEYINQVVVTKGPQQPRFKPGVAVAIARDCLAALAALHREGVVHADVKPSNIMLKRTGAAKLIDIGSAFEIDNAPDSRTCTPAYAAPEVLEGAEATPRSDLASLGYVLIEMLSGRSLFGHIKNYRELLETKRFLAQRMLEILPEEVTCNELLMNFCRRLIAPDPSRRFPSAEDADLRSGGAASFHRQLVKGDLAVEYDNEIRLWIEELQQTEEELG, encoded by the coding sequence ATGCTGACCACAACGCAACAAAATCTTCAGCCTACACTTTCTCTCGATGGCGATGCCGCCGACCGAAAGTGCCCGGCCGAATTGATGCAGCGTTACGAGTCTCTGATCCATGCCAAGCGATCGAGTTGGACCGAGCACTACGCGCTTCGCCGCCTACTAGGCTCCGGCGGGCAGGGGCTCGTGTTTCTCACCGAACGCCGGGGAGCGAACGGGTTCACGCTTCCCTTGGCTATCAAAATCTTCTCGCCGGAACGGTTCGAGAGTGCGACGCACTACAACGAAGCGATGGCCCGCATTGCCCGCGTCGCTTCGCGTGTGGCTCAGATCCAGCAGCATAACCTGCTAGAGATCCACAACTTCCTCGACTCCAGCACCATTCGTGTGATGGTCATGGAATGGGTCGACGGCTACGACTTGCAGCAGCTTTCCACCCCCGGCATGGTCGAACACATTCGGCATCGTGTGACCACCGAACGCTGGGAATACATCAATCAGGTCGTCGTCACCAAAGGGCCGCAGCAGCCTCGTTTTAAGCCTGGCGTTGCCGTCGCGATCGCTCGCGACTGTCTCGCGGCGTTGGCCGCTTTGCATCGTGAAGGGGTCGTCCATGCCGACGTGAAGCCTTCCAATATCATGCTCAAGCGAACCGGTGCGGCGAAGCTGATCGACATCGGTTCCGCGTTCGAGATCGATAATGCTCCCGATTCGCGGACATGCACCCCGGCGTATGCCGCTCCGGAAGTCCTGGAAGGGGCCGAAGCGACGCCCCGTAGCGACTTGGCCAGCCTGGGCTATGTGCTGATCGAAATGCTCTCGGGACGATCCCTCTTCGGGCACATCAAAAACTATCGCGAACTGCTGGAAACCAAGCGTTTTCTCGCTCAGCGAATGCTTGAGATCTTGCCGGAAGAGGTTACCTGCAACGAACTTCTGATGAACTTCTGTCGGCGTCTGATCGCTCCGGATCCGTCGCGTCGCTTTCCTTCGGCCGAAGATGCCGACCTTCGTTCCGGCGGGGCCGCTTCGTTCCATCGACAACTCGTCAAAGGGGATCTCGCGGTCGAATACGACAACGAAATCCGCCTCTGGATCGAAGAGCTTCAGCAGACTGAAGAAGAGCTGGGTTAA
- a CDS encoding D-2-hydroxyacid dehydrogenase, translated as MKIALCYQTQPEFVEAIQQVAPDAEVIDAGQEGIADAILEADIFCGHAKVPMPWAQVVEQGKLKWIQSSAAGMDHCLVPEVISSDIVVSSASGLFANQVAEQTFSLLLGLIRSLPVFFRAQTVKDYTRRPTHDLHGKTVGIVGLGGNGRRIAEILSAFQTRIIATDLFPYDCPPHVDALWPADRLDDLLAESDVVILTLPLNASTYHIIDDGRFAAMKQDAWFINVARGQVVKEAALIDALQSGKLLGAGIDVAEIEPLPADSPLWNMKNVIITPHVGAQSASRNADATRLFCTNLQRYLQGEPPINLVDKQLGFPIRKPSDT; from the coding sequence ATGAAAATCGCCCTTTGTTACCAGACTCAGCCTGAATTCGTCGAGGCGATCCAACAAGTCGCTCCTGACGCCGAAGTGATCGACGCCGGCCAGGAAGGCATTGCCGACGCCATCTTGGAAGCCGATATCTTCTGCGGACATGCCAAAGTGCCGATGCCATGGGCCCAGGTTGTCGAGCAAGGAAAACTGAAGTGGATTCAGTCTTCCGCGGCTGGGATGGACCACTGCTTAGTGCCGGAAGTAATTTCCTCCGACATTGTCGTTTCCAGCGCCTCGGGCCTGTTCGCCAACCAGGTCGCAGAGCAAACTTTTTCCCTCTTATTGGGCCTGATACGCAGTTTACCGGTTTTCTTTCGCGCACAAACAGTAAAAGATTATACCAGACGACCTACCCACGATTTGCACGGCAAAACGGTCGGCATCGTTGGACTTGGGGGGAACGGACGCCGGATTGCGGAAATCCTTTCTGCATTTCAAACGCGAATTATCGCCACCGACTTGTTCCCCTACGATTGCCCACCCCATGTCGACGCCCTGTGGCCAGCCGATCGCCTGGACGATCTTTTAGCTGAATCGGATGTGGTCATCCTCACGTTGCCCCTCAACGCGAGCACCTACCATATCATCGACGACGGACGATTTGCCGCGATGAAACAGGATGCCTGGTTCATCAACGTTGCCCGAGGTCAGGTCGTCAAAGAGGCTGCTTTGATCGACGCATTGCAGTCAGGCAAACTGCTGGGTGCGGGGATCGATGTCGCCGAGATCGAACCCCTGCCGGCCGACAGCCCACTATGGAATATGAAGAACGTCATCATCACGCCGCACGTCGGAGCCCAGTCGGCGAGCCGAAACGCGGATGCGACGCGGCTGTTCTGCACCAACTTGCAGCGATATCTGCAAGGAGAGCCTCCCATTAACCTGGTCGACAAACAACTCGGATTCCCCATCCGAAAGCCTTCCGACACCTAA
- a CDS encoding Gfo/Idh/MocA family protein, with amino-acid sequence MVLHVGVVGLGCDWESRHRPALHSLQDRFKVEFICDEVALRAKSAASQFNALSPNGFRRAISADHIDAVFLLDQQWSGLLPLQSACSAGKAVYLNTALELDADAQDEVVRLIQSTKVPFMIEFPRRFAPATIRLKELIATHLGRPKLIFCHHRINPAQGSSTPRSLVIQRYLAEIFDWCRYIVDGKPESLFSVSYPRADNPADMEYQMLSVDFQSKEDPSQRVVAQISAGTYLRNDWPEAVSFRPPAAMQVCCENGIAFIDLPNTLIWFNGAGRHMESLEGERPVGERLFAAFHRLLENGNHHFDCLTEFRESTRVIQAARQSIAENRRVIF; translated from the coding sequence ATGGTGCTACACGTTGGCGTGGTCGGGTTGGGCTGCGATTGGGAATCGCGACACCGCCCTGCCCTTCACTCTTTACAAGATCGCTTTAAGGTCGAATTCATCTGCGATGAAGTTGCCTTACGGGCCAAAAGTGCCGCTTCGCAGTTCAATGCGCTGTCGCCTAATGGCTTCCGCCGCGCAATATCCGCAGATCATATCGATGCGGTTTTCTTGCTCGATCAGCAGTGGTCAGGCCTTCTGCCGCTGCAATCGGCCTGCTCGGCTGGCAAAGCGGTTTATTTAAATACCGCATTGGAACTGGACGCGGATGCTCAGGACGAAGTGGTGCGGCTGATCCAGTCGACCAAAGTTCCGTTCATGATCGAGTTTCCGCGGCGATTTGCGCCAGCGACGATCCGCTTAAAAGAACTGATCGCCACGCATTTAGGCCGTCCAAAGCTGATTTTCTGCCATCACCGAATTAACCCGGCCCAGGGATCGAGCACGCCTCGCTCGCTGGTCATTCAACGATATTTGGCCGAAATCTTCGATTGGTGCCGCTACATTGTCGATGGCAAGCCTGAGTCGCTGTTCAGCGTTAGCTACCCTCGAGCCGACAATCCTGCCGACATGGAATATCAGATGCTGAGCGTCGATTTCCAGTCGAAGGAAGATCCCAGCCAGCGCGTGGTCGCTCAGATTAGTGCGGGAACTTACCTGCGAAACGATTGGCCAGAAGCGGTTTCGTTTCGGCCTCCGGCAGCCATGCAGGTTTGCTGCGAGAACGGGATCGCGTTCATCGATTTGCCCAACACGCTGATCTGGTTCAACGGTGCCGGCCGGCACATGGAGTCTTTAGAAGGAGAACGCCCCGTCGGCGAGCGGCTGTTTGCGGCGTTCCACCGATTGCTTGAAAACGGCAATCACCACTTCGACTGCCTGACCGAGTTCCGGGAATCGACGCGAGTCATCCAAGCGGCGCGGCAAAGCATCGCCGAGAATCGCCGGGTGATTTTCTAA
- a CDS encoding MATE family efflux transporter — MADTSEIVGLSDDESASGSWWSRPCGIRELLFIALPLIASTASWSMTNFVDRMFLFWYSPEAMAAALPAGMLHFTLLCFPIGLASYLNTFVAQYDGAGRHNQIGAVIRKGVKFGAFMIPTYFLSIPVAAWAFSLVGHSAEIQLLEVRYFQILTFGAGASVVSAAMSTFFTGRGKTTLVMFVEIGSCLLNVVLDGLFIFGFCGEWLEGITGAAIATSLSQWFKVVAYVILLWRPAISGEFGFLDWSNDEPDLLKRIFRYGSASGFQVLLEVGTFTGFTFLMGRMGLTAMTASTLAIDINALTFVPLIGLGIGISTLVGREIGHARPERAAMATWSGLMVAMVYAGGMGLTYFMLPDFFLTAHAMGMEPTEFEEIRALTIILLRFVAFFCVFDAMNLVVVSALKGAGDVRFILIVGMIFSAVLLALGGTCLWMDWIHVQGLWVAMTGWVILLALTHWVRFFSGQWREKRVIDTA, encoded by the coding sequence ATGGCGGATACATCAGAGATTGTTGGTTTATCGGATGATGAGTCCGCGAGTGGAAGTTGGTGGAGCCGTCCTTGCGGAATCCGCGAACTGCTGTTCATCGCGTTGCCGCTGATCGCGTCGACAGCTTCCTGGTCGATGACGAACTTTGTCGATCGCATGTTCCTGTTCTGGTACTCGCCGGAAGCGATGGCTGCCGCTTTACCGGCAGGCATGCTGCATTTTACGCTGCTTTGCTTCCCGATTGGATTGGCTTCGTATCTCAATACGTTCGTCGCCCAATACGATGGTGCCGGTCGGCATAACCAAATTGGTGCCGTCATCCGGAAGGGGGTTAAGTTTGGGGCGTTCATGATCCCCACCTACTTTCTATCCATTCCCGTGGCGGCATGGGCGTTTTCGTTGGTGGGGCATTCGGCCGAGATCCAGCTGCTGGAGGTTCGCTATTTCCAGATTTTGACGTTCGGTGCGGGAGCCTCGGTCGTTTCCGCGGCCATGTCGACGTTCTTTACCGGACGTGGCAAAACGACCCTTGTGATGTTCGTCGAAATTGGCTCCTGTTTGCTGAACGTTGTTTTGGACGGGCTGTTTATCTTCGGTTTCTGCGGCGAATGGCTGGAAGGCATCACCGGGGCGGCCATTGCGACATCGCTCAGCCAGTGGTTCAAAGTCGTTGCGTACGTCATCTTGCTGTGGCGTCCGGCCATTTCAGGTGAGTTTGGTTTTCTCGACTGGTCGAATGACGAGCCAGATCTGCTCAAGCGGATTTTCCGCTATGGTTCGGCAAGTGGCTTTCAGGTTTTGCTGGAAGTCGGCACGTTCACCGGATTCACCTTTTTGATGGGGCGAATGGGTCTGACGGCGATGACCGCGTCGACGTTGGCCATTGATATCAATGCTCTGACGTTCGTGCCCCTCATTGGTTTGGGAATTGGAATCAGCACGCTTGTGGGACGAGAAATCGGTCACGCTAGACCGGAACGAGCCGCGATGGCGACCTGGTCCGGTTTGATGGTTGCGATGGTCTACGCGGGGGGGATGGGACTGACCTATTTCATGTTGCCCGACTTTTTTCTCACGGCCCATGCCATGGGAATGGAACCGACCGAGTTTGAAGAGATCCGCGCGTTAACGATCATACTTCTCCGATTTGTCGCGTTCTTCTGCGTGTTTGATGCGATGAATTTAGTGGTCGTTAGCGCTCTGAAAGGGGCCGGCGATGTCCGGTTCATCCTGATCGTGGGAATGATCTTTTCGGCCGTTTTGTTGGCGTTGGGCGGAACGTGTCTGTGGATGGACTGGATTCATGTGCAAGGGCTGTGGGTGGCAATGACTGGCTGGGTGATTCTGTTGGCACTTACGCATTGGGTGCGATTTTTCAGCGGACAGTGGCGCGAGAAACGGGTCATCGATACCGCCTAA